GGGCCATCTGCGCCACCGTGTTTGGGCGTCTCCCCTCGGCGGGCGCCGCGGGCGGTCTGTTACGCTTTCTCTCCACGCCGGTGCGGCGGGGGCGTTGCTGCCTTGTGCTTCGCGGTGATATCCGCATATAGCGCCTCTTGCCATCAAAGTTAGGTATTTCATAAGCTAAGAGCGCGCTGATGAGTTTTTCTGAGCAGACTTATAATAATTTTGTTCGTTTGAGGTGATCGGTGGAGTTGATACTGATTAGTGCCATGAGTAGCGAGCGCGTCATCGGCAGCGGCGATGGCCTACCCTGGAATCTGCCGGAGGAGTACGCGAATTTCTTAGGTAAAGTGCGTGGCCATCCCATCGTGATGGGGCGACGGAGCTACGAGATCTTCGGCGCGGATCTAGTGGATTCGCCACTGCTCGTGGTGAGTCGCAGCCTCAGGGAAGTGCCTGCGGCCAACGTGCAGATTTGCGCGTCCGTCGACGAGGCTTTGCGCGAAGCGGCG
The DNA window shown above is from Pseudomonadota bacterium and carries:
- a CDS encoding dihydrofolate reductase translates to MELILISAMSSERVIGSGDGLPWNLPEEYANFLGKVRGHPIVMGRRSYEIFGADLVDSPLLVVSRSLREVPAANVQICASVDEALREAASLDERVFVGGGARVYAETLPRASLLYS